The following are from one region of the Streptomyces changanensis genome:
- a CDS encoding YdbC family protein: protein MLVKWIRCTVVDRRGFERGQRKWAGLPGEPGFRGQGGGWSRLRPGVAHVFSFWESRPFYDSFMARSHARLAAAQAGTFKGAQVKLFDYRFDVKTGFEPRFTDADVVRVAHSRIREDRVEHYALMQEKVWNPAMAGSPGMLRGLFGEAPGNEFLVLSMWKSAAEHGKYRTERVERLALRAQIAADVVALTGDVVDLEPAWTV, encoded by the coding sequence GTGCTGGTCAAGTGGATTCGCTGCACCGTCGTGGACCGTCGCGGGTTCGAGCGGGGGCAGCGGAAATGGGCGGGGCTGCCGGGGGAACCCGGCTTCCGGGGGCAGGGCGGCGGGTGGAGCCGTCTGCGGCCCGGTGTGGCCCACGTGTTCTCCTTCTGGGAGAGCCGTCCCTTCTACGATTCGTTCATGGCGCGGTCACACGCCAGACTGGCCGCCGCGCAGGCCGGCACCTTCAAGGGCGCACAGGTCAAGCTCTTCGACTACCGCTTCGACGTGAAGACCGGCTTCGAGCCGCGTTTCACCGACGCCGACGTGGTGCGGGTCGCCCACAGCCGGATCCGCGAGGACCGGGTGGAGCACTACGCGCTGATGCAGGAGAAGGTGTGGAACCCCGCGATGGCCGGATCCCCCGGCATGCTGCGGGGGCTGTTCGGCGAGGCGCCGGGCAACGAGTTCCTGGTGCTGTCCATGTGGAAGTCGGCGGCCGAGCACGGCAAGTACCGGACGGAGCGGGTCGAACGGCTCGCCCTGCGCGCGCAGATCGCGGCGGACGTCGTCGCCCTGACGGGGGACGTCGTCGACCTGGAACCGGCCTGGACGGTCTGA
- a CDS encoding ABC-F family ATP-binding cassette domain-containing protein yields MPTQISLRHVTKARGERLLLDDVSLTVRPGERIGIVGENGAGKSTLLHLLAGTERPDEGDVVTVAEHGVGLLAQTPQLPPHRTVGDAVDTALHELRAMEARLRALEATLADADDTTLAEYGELLTAYELRGGYEADARVDKALHALGLAGTGRSRTLGSLSGGEQARLGIACLIAAAPEVMLLDEPTNHLDEGALGWLEEALLAHRGTVVAVSHDRTFLERVATTVLDVDADRRTVVRHGNGYAGYREERAAARRRWEQAYADWCDETSRLEAYAETAAHGVAGRPIRDNNKMAYDRAGGRVQASVAGRVRSARERLRRLREDPVPRPPRPLSFAARPIAGATDGDLVTLTDVRVGDRLAVDHLTVAAGEKLLVHGGNGAGKSTLLRVMAGHLAPDTGTVTRRGAIGHLAQEIPADRPAERLLTAFGRGLPLTDDEREELLLSYGLFRPRDLHTPVGALSAGQRRRLALARLLARPADLLLLDEPANHLALGLVEELEAALDRWTGALVVVSHDRLLRRRFTGRTHRLEAGRLVG; encoded by the coding sequence TTGCCCACGCAGATCTCCCTCCGTCACGTCACCAAGGCCCGCGGCGAGCGACTGCTCCTCGACGACGTCTCCCTCACCGTGCGCCCGGGCGAACGGATCGGCATCGTGGGGGAGAACGGCGCGGGCAAGTCCACGCTCCTGCACCTCCTCGCCGGCACCGAGCGGCCCGACGAGGGCGATGTCGTGACGGTCGCCGAGCACGGTGTGGGATTGCTCGCCCAGACGCCGCAGCTCCCGCCGCACCGCACCGTGGGCGACGCCGTCGACACCGCCCTGCACGAACTGCGCGCCATGGAGGCCCGCCTGCGTGCCCTCGAAGCCACGCTCGCCGACGCCGACGACACCACCCTCGCCGAGTACGGCGAACTGCTCACCGCCTACGAGCTGCGCGGCGGGTACGAGGCGGACGCCCGGGTCGACAAGGCGCTCCACGCTCTCGGACTGGCCGGCACCGGCCGCTCCCGTACCCTCGGCAGCCTCTCCGGCGGTGAACAGGCCCGACTCGGCATCGCCTGCCTGATCGCCGCGGCCCCCGAGGTCATGCTGCTGGACGAACCGACCAACCACCTCGACGAGGGGGCCCTCGGCTGGCTGGAGGAGGCGCTGCTCGCCCACCGGGGCACCGTCGTCGCCGTGTCCCACGACCGGACTTTCCTGGAGCGCGTCGCCACCACCGTGCTCGACGTGGACGCCGACCGCCGCACCGTCGTCCGCCACGGGAACGGCTACGCCGGGTACCGCGAAGAGCGGGCGGCCGCGCGCCGCCGCTGGGAGCAGGCCTACGCCGACTGGTGCGACGAGACGTCCCGGCTGGAGGCGTACGCCGAGACCGCCGCCCACGGCGTCGCCGGCCGCCCCATCAGGGACAACAACAAGATGGCGTACGACCGGGCCGGCGGCCGGGTCCAGGCGTCGGTCGCCGGGCGTGTCCGCAGCGCGCGCGAAAGGCTCCGCAGGCTTCGGGAGGACCCGGTACCCCGCCCGCCCCGACCGCTCTCCTTCGCCGCCCGCCCGATCGCGGGCGCCACCGACGGCGACCTCGTGACCCTCACGGACGTGCGCGTGGGGGACAGGCTCGCCGTCGACCACCTCACCGTCGCGGCGGGGGAGAAGCTCCTGGTGCACGGGGGCAACGGCGCGGGCAAGTCCACCCTGCTGCGCGTCATGGCAGGACACCTCGCACCCGACACGGGGACCGTCACCCGCCGGGGCGCCATCGGCCACCTCGCCCAGGAGATACCCGCCGACCGCCCGGCGGAGCGGCTCCTCACCGCCTTCGGCCGCGGCCTCCCGCTCACCGACGACGAGCGCGAGGAACTCCTCCTGTCGTACGGACTGTTCCGCCCCCGCGACCTCCACACCCCCGTGGGCGCTCTCTCGGCCGGACAGCGCCGCCGGCTCGCCCTCGCCCGGCTCCTCGCCCGCCCCGCCGACCTCCTGCTCCTCGACGAACCGGCGAACCACCTCGCGCTCGGCCTCGTGGAGGAGCTGGAGGCCGCGCTCGACCGCTGGACCGGCGCCCTCGTCGTCGTCTCCCACGACCGGCTCCTGCGTCGCCGCTTCACCGGCCGGACGCACCGGCTGGAGGCCGGACGCCTCGTCGGCTGA
- a CDS encoding ribonuclease HII, giving the protein MPYEAPTHTVERSIRATTGARIIAGVDEVGRGAWAGPVTVCAAVTGLRRPPDGLTDSKLLTPRRRTELAAELERWVTAHALGHAGPEEIDELGMTAALRLAAVRALEALPVRPDAVILDGKHDYLGDPWQVRTVIKGDRSCVAVAAASVIAKVRRDAMMSELEAQSDRYAPFGFSANAGYPSPVHKAALAEWGPTPHHRMTWAFLDALPRWRHLRKYRVSPEAAELESGGQLGFDF; this is encoded by the coding sequence ATGCCGTACGAAGCACCCACACACACCGTCGAGCGCTCGATCCGAGCGACAACCGGCGCCAGGATCATCGCCGGAGTCGACGAAGTCGGCCGCGGGGCGTGGGCAGGGCCCGTCACCGTCTGCGCGGCCGTCACCGGACTGCGTCGGCCGCCGGACGGACTCACCGACTCCAAGCTCCTCACCCCCCGGCGCCGCACCGAACTCGCCGCGGAGCTCGAACGGTGGGTCACGGCCCACGCGCTCGGGCACGCCGGCCCCGAGGAGATAGACGAGCTCGGCATGACCGCGGCGCTGCGGCTGGCCGCCGTACGGGCTCTGGAGGCCCTGCCGGTCCGACCGGACGCGGTCATCCTCGACGGCAAGCACGACTACCTGGGAGACCCCTGGCAGGTCCGCACGGTGATCAAGGGGGATCGTTCCTGCGTCGCCGTCGCGGCGGCGTCGGTGATCGCCAAGGTCCGGCGGGACGCGATGATGAGCGAACTGGAGGCGCAGTCCGACAGGTACGCGCCGTTCGGCTTCTCCGCCAACGCCGGCTACCCGTCCCCGGTGCACAAGGCCGCTCTCGCCGAGTGGGGCCCCACCCCCCACCACCGCATGACCTGGGCCTTCCTCGACGCGCTGCCCCGGTGGCGGCACCTGAGGAAGTACCGCGTCTCCCCGGAGGCGGCCGAACTCGAAAGCGGGGGCCAGCTCGGCTTCGACTTCTGA
- a CDS encoding vitamin B12-dependent ribonucleotide reductase: MTETTSGPARGSRAKGSKAGKGLRIERIHTTPGVHPYDEVVWERRDVVMTNWRDGSVNFEQRGVEFPDFWSVNAVNIVTSKYFRGAVGTPQRETGLKQLIDRIVKTYRKAGEEYNYFSSPADAEIFEHELAYALLHQIFSFNSPVWFNVGTPQPQQVSACFILSVDDSMESILDWYKEEGMIFKGGSGAGLNLSRIRSSKELLSSGGNASGPVSFMRGADASAGTIKSGGATRRAAKMVILDVDHPDIEDFIETKVKEEEKIRALRDAGFDMDLGGDDITSVQYQNANNSVRVNDEFMKAVETGGKFGLRARMTGEVIEEVDAKALFRKMAQAAWACADPGIQYDDTINRWHTCPESGRINGSNPCSEYMHLDNTSCNLASLNLMKFLKDDGKGNQSFEVERFAKVVELVITAMDISICFADFPTQKIGENTRAFRQLGIGYANLGALLMATGHAYDSDGGRALAGAITSLMTGTSYRRSAELAAVVGPYDGYARNAGAHNRVMKQHADANTAAVRVDDLDSPIWAAATEAWQDVIRLGEKNGFRNAQASVIAPTGTIGLAMSCDTTGLEPDLALVKFKKLVGGGSMQIVNGTVPQALRRLGYQEEQIEAIVAHIAEHGNVIDAPGLKQEHYEVFDCAMGERSISAMGHVRMMAAIQPWISGALSKTVNLPETATVEDVEEVYFEAWKMGVKALAIYRDNCKVGQPLSAKKKEEEKKAAVEPTKVEKVVEYRPVRKRLPKGRPGITTSFTVGGAEGYMTANSYPDDGLGEVFLKMSKQGSTLAGMMDAFSIAVSVGLQYGVPLETYVSKFTNMRFEPAGMTDDPDVRMAQSIVDYIFRRLALDFLPFETRSALGIHSAEERQRHLETGSYEQSVEDEDVDVEGLAQSAPRQQEAPKAAAPKAEPVELPAPKQAHTSAELVEMQLGIQADAPLCFSCGTKMQRAGSCYICEGCGSTSGCS, from the coding sequence ATGACAGAGACGACGAGCGGCCCGGCACGAGGCTCCCGAGCCAAGGGGTCCAAGGCGGGCAAGGGCCTGCGCATCGAGCGCATCCACACGACGCCGGGCGTGCACCCGTACGACGAGGTCGTCTGGGAGCGCCGTGACGTCGTCATGACCAACTGGCGTGACGGCTCGGTCAACTTCGAGCAGCGTGGCGTCGAGTTCCCCGACTTCTGGTCGGTGAACGCGGTCAACATCGTCACCAGCAAGTACTTCCGGGGCGCCGTCGGCACCCCGCAGCGCGAGACGGGCCTGAAGCAGCTCATCGACCGCATCGTGAAGACCTACCGCAAGGCCGGTGAGGAGTACAACTACTTCTCGTCCCCCGCCGACGCGGAGATCTTCGAGCACGAGCTCGCCTACGCCCTCCTGCACCAGATCTTCAGCTTCAACTCCCCGGTGTGGTTCAACGTCGGCACGCCGCAGCCCCAGCAGGTCTCCGCCTGCTTCATCCTGTCCGTCGACGACTCCATGGAGTCGATCCTCGACTGGTACAAGGAAGAGGGCATGATCTTCAAGGGCGGCTCCGGCGCCGGCCTGAACCTCTCCCGCATCCGCTCCTCCAAGGAGCTCCTCTCCTCCGGTGGCAACGCCTCCGGCCCCGTCTCCTTCATGCGCGGCGCCGACGCCTCCGCCGGGACGATCAAGTCGGGCGGCGCGACCCGCCGCGCGGCCAAGATGGTGATCCTCGACGTCGACCACCCCGACATCGAGGACTTCATCGAGACGAAGGTCAAGGAGGAGGAGAAGATCCGCGCCCTGCGCGACGCGGGCTTCGACATGGACCTGGGCGGCGACGACATCACGTCCGTCCAGTACCAGAACGCCAACAACTCCGTCCGCGTGAACGACGAGTTCATGAAGGCCGTGGAGACCGGCGGCAAGTTCGGCCTGCGCGCCCGCATGACCGGTGAGGTCATCGAGGAGGTCGACGCCAAGGCGCTCTTCCGCAAGATGGCCCAGGCCGCCTGGGCCTGCGCCGACCCGGGCATCCAGTACGACGACACCATCAACCGCTGGCACACCTGCCCCGAGTCCGGCCGGATCAACGGCTCGAACCCGTGCAGCGAGTACATGCACCTGGACAACACCTCGTGCAACCTCGCCTCGCTGAACCTGATGAAGTTTTTGAAGGACGACGGCAAGGGCAACCAGTCCTTCGAGGTCGAGCGCTTCGCGAAGGTCGTCGAGCTCGTCATCACCGCGATGGACATCTCCATCTGCTTCGCCGACTTCCCCACCCAGAAGATCGGTGAGAACACCCGCGCCTTCCGCCAGCTGGGCATCGGCTACGCCAACCTCGGCGCCCTGCTGATGGCCACCGGCCACGCGTACGACTCCGACGGCGGTCGCGCCCTCGCCGGCGCCATCACCTCGCTGATGACGGGCACCTCCTACCGCCGCTCCGCCGAGCTCGCCGCGGTCGTCGGCCCGTACGATGGCTACGCCCGCAACGCCGGGGCGCACAACCGCGTCATGAAGCAGCACGCCGACGCGAACACCGCCGCCGTCCGCGTGGACGACCTCGACTCGCCGATCTGGGCCGCCGCCACGGAGGCCTGGCAGGACGTGATCCGCCTCGGCGAGAAGAACGGCTTCCGCAACGCGCAGGCGTCCGTCATCGCCCCGACCGGCACCATCGGTCTCGCGATGTCCTGTGACACCACCGGCCTCGAGCCCGACCTCGCCCTGGTCAAGTTCAAGAAGCTGGTCGGCGGCGGCTCCATGCAGATCGTCAACGGCACGGTCCCGCAGGCCCTGCGCCGCCTGGGCTACCAGGAGGAGCAGATCGAGGCGATCGTCGCCCACATCGCCGAGCACGGCAACGTGATCGACGCGCCCGGCCTCAAGCAGGAGCACTACGAGGTCTTCGACTGCGCCATGGGCGAGCGTTCCATCTCCGCGATGGGCCACGTCCGCATGATGGCCGCCATCCAGCCCTGGATCTCCGGCGCGCTGTCCAAGACGGTCAACCTCCCCGAGACGGCCACCGTCGAGGACGTCGAGGAGGTCTACTTCGAGGCGTGGAAGATGGGCGTCAAGGCGCTCGCCATCTACCGCGACAACTGCAAGGTCGGCCAGCCTCTCTCCGCCAAGAAGAAGGAGGAGGAGAAGAAGGCCGCGGTCGAGCCGACGAAGGTCGAGAAGGTCGTCGAGTACCGCCCGGTCCGCAAGCGGCTCCCCAAGGGCCGCCCCGGGATCACCACCTCCTTCACGGTGGGCGGTGCCGAGGGGTACATGACCGCCAACTCCTACCCGGACGACGGTCTCGGCGAGGTCTTCCTCAAGATGTCCAAGCAGGGCTCGACCCTCGCGGGCATGATGGACGCCTTCTCCATCGCGGTCTCCGTCGGCCTGCAGTACGGCGTCCCGCTGGAGACGTACGTCTCGAAGTTCACCAACATGCGCTTCGAGCCGGCCGGCATGACGGACGACCCGGACGTGCGGATGGCGCAGTCGATCGTCGACTACATCTTCCGCCGCCTGGCGCTGGACTTCCTGCCCTTCGAGACCCGCTCGGCGCTCGGCATCCACTCCGCCGAGGAGCGCCAGCGGCACCTGGAGACCGGCTCGTACGAGCAGTCCGTCGAGGACGAGGACGTGGACGTCGAGGGCCTCGCCCAGTCGGCCCCGCGCCAGCAGGAGGCCCCGAAGGCCGCCGCCCCCAAGGCGGAGCCGGTCGAGCTCCCGGCCCCCAAGCAGGCCCACACCTCGGCCGAACTGGTCGAGATGCAGCTCGGCATCCAGGCCGACGCCCCGCTGTGCTTCTCCTGCGGAACGAAGATGCAGCGCGCCGGTTCCTGCTACATCTGCGAGGGCTGCGGCTCGACCAGCGGCTGCAGCTGA
- a CDS encoding ADP-ribosylglycohydrolase family protein, translating to MTADSSLDRRFERALASLRGLAVGDALGSQFFVPSHYPLLKRRELPPGSWQWTDDTEMACSVLAVLVSHGRIDQDALARSFADHHDFDRGYGPAVNRMLRLIREGGDWRELAAGLFQGQGSWGNGAAMRIAPLGAWYADDPEQATHQAEISSYTTHQHREAVVGCMAVAAAAALAAAPDGPPKATDFLDAVVALVPRSAVGAGLRRARDMLDYGDTQTVAAVLGCGRRTSAHDTVPFALWSAARSLDDYERAFWTTAQAGGDVDTTCAIVGGVVAAAQAGAPPAEWLARTEDLPAWLPARAAH from the coding sequence ATGACCGCTGACTCCTCCCTCGACCGGCGCTTCGAACGCGCCCTCGCCAGCCTCCGCGGGCTGGCCGTGGGCGACGCCCTCGGCTCCCAGTTCTTCGTCCCCTCCCACTACCCCCTGCTGAAACGGCGCGAGCTCCCACCGGGCTCCTGGCAGTGGACCGACGACACCGAGATGGCCTGCTCCGTGCTGGCCGTGCTCGTCTCGCACGGCCGCATCGACCAGGACGCCCTCGCCCGCTCCTTCGCCGACCACCACGACTTCGACCGCGGCTACGGCCCCGCGGTCAACCGGATGCTCCGGCTGATCCGGGAAGGCGGGGACTGGCGGGAGCTGGCCGCCGGCCTCTTCCAGGGGCAGGGCTCCTGGGGCAACGGCGCCGCCATGCGCATCGCGCCCCTCGGCGCCTGGTACGCAGACGACCCCGAGCAGGCCACCCACCAGGCCGAGATCTCCTCGTACACGACCCACCAGCACCGCGAGGCCGTCGTCGGCTGCATGGCGGTCGCGGCCGCCGCCGCACTCGCCGCGGCGCCGGACGGACCACCCAAGGCCACCGACTTCCTCGACGCGGTCGTCGCCCTCGTCCCCCGCAGCGCCGTCGGCGCGGGACTGCGGCGCGCCCGCGACATGCTCGACTACGGCGACACCCAGACCGTCGCCGCCGTCCTCGGCTGCGGACGGCGGACGAGCGCGCACGACACCGTGCCGTTCGCCCTGTGGTCCGCCGCCCGCTCCCTCGACGACTACGAGCGTGCCTTCTGGACGACCGCCCAGGCCGGCGGGGACGTCGACACCACCTGCGCCATCGTCGGTGGCGTGGTCGCCGCCGCGCAGGCGGGCGCGCCGCCCGCCGAGTGGCTCGCCCGCACCGAGGACCTGCCCGCCTGGCTCCCGGCGCGCGCCGCCCACTGA
- a CDS encoding TerD family protein — protein sequence MSTLNKGVAKVEVALKWDPSTGGGPVHDLDIIAAVYPTADPYGEPVYLVHFDSRSPDGTITLNRDSRTGQGFGIDEAMTLELTRLSPDYARVVVGIAIQQSGGPVTFGDVPNTKVLVREGYEELDNDDLAGVAGATAATIAEFVREDADTWRYRRLLHGFDTDPQSFSRVMGARR from the coding sequence GTGAGCACGCTGAACAAGGGCGTGGCCAAGGTCGAGGTGGCCCTGAAGTGGGACCCGAGCACGGGTGGCGGCCCGGTGCACGACCTCGACATCATCGCCGCCGTCTATCCCACGGCGGACCCGTACGGCGAGCCGGTCTACCTCGTGCACTTCGACAGCCGGTCGCCCGACGGCACGATCACGCTCAACCGCGACAGCCGTACGGGACAGGGGTTCGGCATCGACGAGGCGATGACGCTGGAGCTGACCCGACTGTCCCCCGACTACGCGCGCGTGGTGGTGGGCATCGCCATACAGCAGAGCGGCGGGCCCGTGACCTTCGGGGACGTGCCCAACACGAAGGTACTGGTGCGAGAGGGCTACGAGGAACTGGACAACGACGACCTTGCGGGCGTGGCCGGCGCCACCGCGGCGACCATCGCCGAGTTCGTCCGCGAGGACGCCGACACCTGGCGGTACCGGCGGCTGCTGCACGGCTTCGACACCGACCCGCAGTCCTTCAGCCGTGTGATGGGCGCCCGCCGCTGA
- a CDS encoding TetR/AcrR family transcriptional regulator produces MPAPSDPGPGSRRPGGRTARTRAAVRDAVLTGLAEHGYPGLTVEFVAERSGVHKTTLYRRWGGLEGLVADALDLAGEDGWTPPDTGTLAGDLRALAREVCDSFADPAAAAAPTAFVAAAFQSERAADALRAFYAERFGRCEAVVERAVERGEAPPGTDAGAVVRAVSAPLFLRLFVTREPVDAELADQAAAAALAAVHAGAFTGARR; encoded by the coding sequence ATGCCGGCGCCGTCCGACCCCGGACCCGGCTCCCGGCGTCCCGGCGGCCGCACGGCGCGAACCCGCGCGGCGGTGCGCGACGCCGTGCTGACCGGTCTGGCCGAACACGGCTACCCGGGCCTGACCGTCGAGTTCGTCGCCGAGCGGTCGGGGGTCCACAAGACGACGCTGTACCGCAGGTGGGGTGGGCTCGAAGGGCTCGTCGCGGACGCCCTCGACCTCGCGGGCGAGGACGGCTGGACCCCACCCGACACGGGCACACTGGCGGGTGACCTGCGGGCGCTCGCCCGGGAGGTGTGCGACTCGTTCGCCGACCCGGCGGCTGCCGCCGCGCCCACGGCGTTCGTCGCCGCCGCCTTCCAGTCGGAGCGCGCGGCGGACGCCCTGCGCGCCTTCTACGCGGAACGGTTCGGCCGGTGCGAGGCCGTGGTGGAGCGCGCGGTGGAGCGCGGCGAGGCACCGCCCGGCACGGACGCGGGCGCGGTGGTGCGCGCGGTCTCCGCCCCGCTGTTCCTCCGGCTCTTCGTGACGCGGGAACCGGTCGACGCGGAACTCGCCGACCAGGCGGCCGCGGCGGCCCTCGCGGCCGTCCACGCGGGCGCGTTCACCGGCGCGCGCCGCTGA